In one window of Hyalangium gracile DNA:
- a CDS encoding winged helix-turn-helix domain-containing protein produces the protein MLDVEVIEDPAAATVALEPVRSRLLAELAQPASAAALATRLGLARQKVNYHLRALEEHGLVRVAETRQWGGLTERLLVATAASYLVSPSAMGPVATDPGRAADRLSASYLIALAARIVREVSTMVRRSVELGKRLPTLSVDTEIRFRSPAERAAFSQELADTVTRLVARYHDASAPGGRAHRLVIVAHPLPLEPSNQEPS, from the coding sequence ATGCTGGACGTGGAAGTCATCGAGGATCCGGCGGCTGCGACGGTGGCGCTCGAGCCCGTCCGGAGCCGCCTGCTGGCGGAGCTGGCTCAGCCTGCGTCCGCGGCCGCCCTCGCGACGCGTCTGGGCCTCGCGCGCCAGAAGGTCAACTACCACCTGCGAGCCCTCGAGGAGCACGGGCTGGTGCGGGTGGCGGAGACGCGCCAGTGGGGAGGGCTGACGGAGCGCCTGCTGGTGGCGACCGCCGCTTCCTACCTCGTGTCGCCCAGCGCGATGGGGCCGGTGGCCACGGATCCGGGCCGGGCCGCGGATCGGCTCTCGGCCAGCTACCTCATCGCCCTGGCCGCCCGCATCGTGCGCGAGGTCAGCACCATGGTTCGCCGCTCAGTGGAGCTGGGCAAGCGCCTGCCGACCCTGTCGGTGGACACCGAGATCCGCTTCCGCTCCCCGGCGGAGCGGGCCGCCTTCAGCCAGGAGCTCGCCGACACCGTCACCAGGCTCGTGGCGCGCTACCACGATGCCTCCGCTCCCGGTGGTCGGGCGCATCGCCTGGTGATCGTCGCGCACCCGTTGCCTCTCGAACCCTCGAATCAGGAGCCATCATGA
- a CDS encoding L,D-transpeptidase family protein, whose amino-acid sequence MSLSLARWLGVLLVGVLPLSAMAAGPVASDVFEAYLHPPAPPADAFDPLPGSKGAQAGSEVRALAHGRVETVDAERHTLTLEHFYYENHELLRVRSEYAGLEAVTLRPGEPVQRGQRLGRVGAKGKLSVTLNTGKRLSDAEARRFTQARARLMLPASERVLLLVSQERHEMRLYELGREVDRVEVGFGQAEGRKQKRGDNRTPLGMYFVVQKHRGSFSGPYAEFFGGHWIRLNYPNAWDADRGLEQGLITSEVRDRIARAWAERKPTDASTRLGSGIGFHGWAGQWTRDETGGRLSWGCVVMHNPDISRLFDRVPEGAMVVLF is encoded by the coding sequence ATGTCCTTGTCTCTCGCGCGCTGGCTCGGCGTACTGCTGGTCGGAGTGCTCCCTCTCTCCGCGATGGCCGCGGGGCCGGTGGCTTCGGATGTCTTCGAGGCCTACCTCCATCCTCCCGCGCCTCCCGCGGACGCCTTCGATCCGCTGCCGGGCTCCAAGGGAGCTCAGGCTGGGAGCGAGGTGCGAGCGCTGGCGCACGGGCGCGTGGAGACCGTGGACGCGGAGCGCCACACCCTCACGCTGGAGCACTTCTATTACGAGAACCACGAGCTGCTCCGGGTCCGCTCGGAGTACGCGGGGCTGGAGGCCGTGACGCTGCGTCCCGGCGAGCCCGTCCAACGAGGGCAGCGGCTGGGCCGGGTGGGCGCGAAGGGGAAGCTCTCGGTGACGCTGAACACGGGGAAGCGGCTCTCCGACGCCGAGGCCCGACGCTTCACCCAGGCTCGAGCGCGCCTGATGCTGCCGGCGAGCGAGCGGGTGCTGCTGCTCGTCTCCCAGGAGCGCCACGAGATGCGCCTGTACGAGCTGGGGCGCGAGGTGGACCGCGTGGAGGTGGGCTTCGGTCAGGCCGAGGGCCGCAAGCAGAAGCGCGGCGACAACCGCACCCCCCTGGGCATGTACTTCGTGGTGCAGAAGCACCGGGGCTCCTTCTCCGGGCCCTACGCGGAGTTCTTCGGAGGCCACTGGATCCGCCTCAACTACCCCAACGCCTGGGACGCGGACCGGGGCCTGGAGCAGGGGCTCATCACCTCCGAGGTGCGTGACCGGATCGCCCGCGCCTGGGCCGAGCGCAAGCCCACGGACGCCTCCACGCGCCTGGGCAGCGGCATCGGCTTCCACGGCTGGGCGGGGCAGTGGACGCGCGACGAGACGGGCGGCCGGCTCTCCTGGGGCTGCGTCGTCATGCACAACCCGGACATCTCCCGCCTCTTCGACCGGGTGCCCGAGGGCGCCATGGTCGTCCTCTTCTGA
- the tsaB gene encoding tRNA (adenosine(37)-N6)-threonylcarbamoyltransferase complex dimerization subunit type 1 TsaB yields MFLALDTSTLTLSLALVEGVGEDVRSLEHVVVGPPRKQSEVLPGVVGELLARHGVKLAQLEGLVVGLGPGSFTGLRIGLATVKALAYAARLKVVGASSLAAVALEGPEGPPLFCLAVARKDDLYLGAYRRRGRTVEALEPETAMSPEEVAARLAAEPEALALGPALTDYRAALEAAGVAPGRLLTGPVFPSAVELARLARFPETQPLEAVFALEPHYVRASEPERNPKFPPLPGPAPTARLKED; encoded by the coding sequence GTGTTCCTCGCGCTCGACACCTCCACGCTGACGCTGTCGCTGGCCCTGGTCGAAGGGGTGGGGGAGGACGTGCGCTCCCTGGAGCACGTGGTGGTGGGGCCGCCGCGGAAGCAGAGCGAGGTGCTGCCCGGAGTGGTGGGCGAGCTGCTCGCGCGGCATGGCGTGAAGCTGGCGCAGCTGGAGGGGCTGGTGGTGGGGCTGGGGCCCGGATCCTTCACTGGCCTGCGCATTGGCCTGGCCACGGTGAAGGCGCTGGCCTACGCGGCGCGGCTGAAGGTGGTGGGCGCCTCCTCGCTGGCGGCGGTGGCGCTGGAGGGGCCCGAAGGCCCGCCGCTGTTCTGCCTCGCGGTGGCGCGCAAGGATGACCTGTACCTGGGCGCGTACCGGCGGCGCGGGCGGACCGTGGAGGCGCTGGAGCCCGAGACGGCGATGTCCCCGGAGGAGGTGGCGGCGAGGCTGGCCGCCGAGCCCGAGGCGCTCGCGCTGGGGCCCGCGCTGACGGACTACCGCGCCGCGCTGGAGGCGGCGGGAGTCGCTCCGGGGCGACTGCTGACCGGGCCGGTGTTCCCGTCGGCGGTGGAGCTGGCGCGGCTGGCCCGCTTCCCTGAGACGCAGCCGCTGGAGGCCGTGTTCGCGCTGGAGCCGCACTACGTCCGGGCCTCCGAGCCCGAGCGCAACCCGAAGTTCCCTCCGCTGCCGGGGCCGGCGCCTACGGCTCGCTTGAAAGAGGACTGA